ATTATTGAATTGCTGAGATAGGTGAGGAGATCAGCAGACCCACAGGATCATCTATCCCTTAATATTCTGGAATATGTCTAATTGTCCAGATGAAGTAAAAAATCACATCGAGTGAACCCTTTACTTTTGTTCCCTGTAAAAGAAAATTATGTATGTGTGTCAATGAAATGGCAATTAGTGAAGAATCTTAAATTTAAGTGAATAACACACTGCTATCATTTGAATTTTGCACATAATATAATTGACCAGTGAGGAAGATGCCCAAAACATTGGGACAGTTTGGCTAATTCATACAGTTTTATAATAATTTTTTTACTGAGGCTGCAACAAATCGCTCCCAAGTTGTGATACACAGGTCGAGTTCCACTACAATATGCTGATACTATCCAGTATTCTCCACAATATAATGTGCAAAATTTCATTAAGCTGTATTCATAAGACTCATCATTTATTTTGTCTCTCCAAACATATGCCTTCAATTTATGTTTAATTTGATATCTTTTACTACACGTTGCGAGGATTCTATGCATTCATGTTACAAAAGTACTTAAGGCTTCCTGTGCATTTTTAGGTACATCCATTTATTTGGCAAATTTAATACTCTGTAGACTATATTTATCATATCTTATGTTCTAACAGGGAATCTGAAGTTGCAGATCTCAAGTCCCAGCTTGCTCGCATGCGAGAAGACTGGATTGAGGAAGAATGCCACCGAGTTGAAGCCCAGTTAGCGCTGAAGGAAGCTCGAAAGGAAATCAAGCAACTACGTGAGGTGATTGACACTATGAAGAACAGTCTGGTTGAAAAGGACAAAGGTGTTCAGAAATACTTTGTTGACATTAACATCCAAAATAAGAAACTTGAGTCTTTGCTGCAGAGCATGGAGTTAGCTCAGAATGGTACTTCAAGGGATGATTCATCTCTGGACTGCATGTGTCCATCACCAGTAAAGTCATTGGCTCGAAGCACTACCTACACAAAAATGACTGAAGCCATGGGCCTAGAAGATCAAGCAGTTGAAGAAATGGCTGATAGTGGTCTGTTGGCCAATGATGACATGGCAAGCAGAACAGATCTCTTTGATCAAATTCTTAGGTCAAAACCTGTTGAAGGTAGCCCCGGAGATGGCTCTTGGCCTCAAACCGCGGAAAGGCAGGTAACACTTGTTAACAGGGCAGCACGTGAGATTTCTGATCAGAGTGGCATGATCTTTGTAACCAATGATAATAAGCTGGTGAGGGAGCAGGCTATCCAGACTGATGTAGTACCGTATAGCCCAGATGTACAAAACCTCATTCTGCATATTTTGAAATCACAGCATAATAGCCCAGTCAGTCCCATATCTTCAACTTGGGTGTCAGATGTCAGTCAAGCAGCAAGTGCCCCACAGTTTGAAACAACAGTCAGTGATGCCTTGCTGGATTTGACTCCAAACAATCCTAACACTGCGATTCTGGTATCTAAAGTGGAACCTGTTAACCATTTCATGAGCCCTGAGGCATATACTTACAATCAACATTTGCCCAGATTAAAACATATGACAGAACATACTTTCACATCCACGCCTGATGTAAAAGATGGTGGTGAATGTCTTGTGTCAGAGGAGCAGCCATCTGCACTGTGTCAGAAAAGCTACTGGAGCAGCCATTTTATCGTTGATTTATTGGCAGTGGCTGTTCCTGTAGTGCCAACTTTGGCATGGGTATTTTCCACACATAGAGGAGGAACAGAGCCCCTGTACAATATTGGGACTCTGCTGCGTGGATGCTGTTTGGTGGCCTTGCACTCTTTGCGCCATACACCTCGCACACTGTTTTGCCACTCCGATAAAAATAAAGACAACCACTAATTGCACTTCGATTTTAGTTTAGGATACTTGAAGAGTACTGGAATTAGCTTATTGCATCGTCT
The Chiloscyllium punctatum isolate Juve2018m chromosome 5, sChiPun1.3, whole genome shotgun sequence DNA segment above includes these coding regions:
- the LOC140477411 gene encoding syntabulin-like isoform X3, with translation MVPGGRGGMGPFNEYHKDQKVREKRSPRSRIPRLVLRPYPHIQKGSPSSESPISEEESRDYDLSSGHSRRSTTVSSISFCSDDTGCPSSQSVSPVKSPSKSASSLLTFPTVSEEEESGRKPNSGAATEWSVQHIKHKREQTLCLVQPGSEADFSSSSSTGSISAPEGLMSSTGGKRSSASRSRGVHGRGNASSGLKQSGSPTVAREKDPVSAVYRNTANIRDTYGASSRSSSSNSGSYKGSDSSPTIRRSGKYTSCSDNHGITPPNPEQYLTPLQQKEVTIRHLRTKLKDSESSLQERWESEVADLKSQLARMREDWIEEECHRVEAQLALKEARKEIKQLREVIDTMKNSLVEKDKGVQKYFVDINIQNKKLESLLQSMELAQNGTSRDDSSLDCMCPSPVKSLARSTTYTKMTEAMGLEDQAVEEMADSGLLANDDMASRTDLFDQILRSKPVEGSPGDGSWPQTAERQVTLVNRAAREISDQSGMIFVTNDNKLVREQAIQTDVVPYSPDVQNLILHILKSQHNSPVSPISSTWVSDVSQAASAPQFETTVSDALLDLTPNNPNTAILVSKVEPVNHFMSPEAYTYNQHLPRLKHMTEHTFTSTPDVKDGGECLVSEEQPSALCQKSYWSSHFIVDLLAVAVPVVPTLAWVFSTHRGGTEPLYNIGTLLRGCCLVALHSLRHTPRTLFCHSDKNKDNH
- the LOC140477411 gene encoding syntabulin-like isoform X2, with translation MGSQEVPGGRGGMGPFNEYHKDQKVREKRSPRSRIPRLVLRPYPHIQKGSPSSESPISEEESRDYDLSSGHSRRSTTVSSISFCSDDTGCPSSQSVSPVKSPSKSASSLLTFPTVSEEEESGRKPNSGAATEWSVQHIKHKREQTLCLVQPGSEADFSSSSSTGSISAPEGLMSSTGGKRSSASRSRGVHGRGNASSGLKQSGSPTVAREKDPVSAVYRNTANIRDTYGASSRSSSSNSGSYKGSDSSPTIRRSGKYTSCSDNHGITPPNPEQYLTPLQQKEVTIRHLRTKLKDSESSLQERESEVADLKSQLARMREDWIEEECHRVEAQLALKEARKEIKQLREVIDTMKNSLVEKDKGVQKYFVDINIQNKKLESLLQSMELAQNGTSRDDSSLDCMCPSPVKSLARSTTYTKMTEAMGLEDQAVEEMADSGLLANDDMASRTDLFDQILRSKPVEGSPGDGSWPQTAERQVTLVNRAAREISDQSGMIFVTNDNKLVREQAIQTDVVPYSPDVQNLILHILKSQHNSPVSPISSTWVSDVSQAASAPQFETTVSDALLDLTPNNPNTAILVSKVEPVNHFMSPEAYTYNQHLPRLKHMTEHTFTSTPDVKDGGECLVSEEQPSALCQKSYWSSHFIVDLLAVAVPVVPTLAWVFSTHRGGTEPLYNIGTLLRGCCLVALHSLRHTPRTLFCHSDKNKDNH
- the LOC140477411 gene encoding syntabulin-like isoform X4; this encodes MGPFNEYHKDQKVREKRSPRSRIPRLVLRPYPHIQKGSPSSESPISEEESRDYDLSSGHSRRSTTVSSISFCSDDTGCPSSQSVSPVKSPSKSASSLLTFPTVSEEEESGRKPNSGAATEWSVQHIKHKREQTLCLVQPGSEADFSSSSSTGSISAPEGLMSSTGGKRSSASRSRGVHGRGNASSGLKQSGSPTVAREKDPVSAVYRNTANIRDTYGASSRSSSSNSGSYKGSDSSPTIRRSGKYTSCSDNHGITPPNPEQYLTPLQQKEVTIRHLRTKLKDSESSLQERWESEVADLKSQLARMREDWIEEECHRVEAQLALKEARKEIKQLREVIDTMKNSLVEKDKGVQKYFVDINIQNKKLESLLQSMELAQNGTSRDDSSLDCMCPSPVKSLARSTTYTKMTEAMGLEDQAVEEMADSGLLANDDMASRTDLFDQILRSKPVEGSPGDGSWPQTAERQVTLVNRAAREISDQSGMIFVTNDNKLVREQAIQTDVVPYSPDVQNLILHILKSQHNSPVSPISSTWVSDVSQAASAPQFETTVSDALLDLTPNNPNTAILVSKVEPVNHFMSPEAYTYNQHLPRLKHMTEHTFTSTPDVKDGGECLVSEEQPSALCQKSYWSSHFIVDLLAVAVPVVPTLAWVFSTHRGGTEPLYNIGTLLRGCCLVALHSLRHTPRTLFCHSDKNKDNH
- the LOC140477411 gene encoding syntabulin-like isoform X1, translating into MGSQEVPGGRGGMGPFNEYHKDQKVREKRSPRSRIPRLVLRPYPHIQKGSPSSESPISEEESRDYDLSSGHSRRSTTVSSISFCSDDTGCPSSQSVSPVKSPSKSASSLLTFPTVSEEEESGRKPNSGAATEWSVQHIKHKREQTLCLVQPGSEADFSSSSSTGSISAPEGLMSSTGGKRSSASRSRGVHGRGNASSGLKQSGSPTVAREKDPVSAVYRNTANIRDTYGASSRSSSSNSGSYKGSDSSPTIRRSGKYTSCSDNHGITPPNPEQYLTPLQQKEVTIRHLRTKLKDSESSLQERWESEVADLKSQLARMREDWIEEECHRVEAQLALKEARKEIKQLREVIDTMKNSLVEKDKGVQKYFVDINIQNKKLESLLQSMELAQNGTSRDDSSLDCMCPSPVKSLARSTTYTKMTEAMGLEDQAVEEMADSGLLANDDMASRTDLFDQILRSKPVEGSPGDGSWPQTAERQVTLVNRAAREISDQSGMIFVTNDNKLVREQAIQTDVVPYSPDVQNLILHILKSQHNSPVSPISSTWVSDVSQAASAPQFETTVSDALLDLTPNNPNTAILVSKVEPVNHFMSPEAYTYNQHLPRLKHMTEHTFTSTPDVKDGGECLVSEEQPSALCQKSYWSSHFIVDLLAVAVPVVPTLAWVFSTHRGGTEPLYNIGTLLRGCCLVALHSLRHTPRTLFCHSDKNKDNH
- the LOC140477411 gene encoding syntabulin-like isoform X5, with protein sequence MEQDQKVREKRSPRSRIPRLVLRPYPHIQKGSPSSESPISEEESRDYDLSSGHSRRSTTVSSISFCSDDTGCPSSQSVSPVKSPSKSASSLLTFPTVSEEEESGRKPNSGAATEWSVQHIKHKREQTLCLVQPGSEADFSSSSSTGSISAPEGLMSSTGGKRSSASRSRGVHGRGNASSGLKQSGSPTVAREKDPVSAVYRNTANIRDTYGASSRSSSSNSGSYKGSDSSPTIRRSGKYTSCSDNHGITPPNPEQYLTPLQQKEVTIRHLRTKLKDSESSLQERWESEVADLKSQLARMREDWIEEECHRVEAQLALKEARKEIKQLREVIDTMKNSLVEKDKGVQKYFVDINIQNKKLESLLQSMELAQNGTSRDDSSLDCMCPSPVKSLARSTTYTKMTEAMGLEDQAVEEMADSGLLANDDMASRTDLFDQILRSKPVEGSPGDGSWPQTAERQVTLVNRAAREISDQSGMIFVTNDNKLVREQAIQTDVVPYSPDVQNLILHILKSQHNSPVSPISSTWVSDVSQAASAPQFETTVSDALLDLTPNNPNTAILVSKVEPVNHFMSPEAYTYNQHLPRLKHMTEHTFTSTPDVKDGGECLVSEEQPSALCQKSYWSSHFIVDLLAVAVPVVPTLAWVFSTHRGGTEPLYNIGTLLRGCCLVALHSLRHTPRTLFCHSDKNKDNH